One Salmo salar chromosome ssa01, Ssal_v3.1, whole genome shotgun sequence DNA window includes the following coding sequences:
- the ankrd6a gene encoding ankyrin repeat domain-containing protein 6 isoform X1, translating to MSDREATQAHVLLSSQGHQTALHRAAMVGNSDIIDGLIKGGCALDLQDKDGNTALHEVSWHGFCQSVKLLVKAGADVHARNKAGNTALHLACQNANAQSAHVLLLGGSRPDIKNNVGDTCLHVAARYNHLAMIKILVGALCSVTEKNQLGDTALHVAAALNHKKTVQLLLEAGTDGNARNKAGKTALDKARDYNHKDVSLLLARAPQVHCFTRGRTVRKKRDRLKAERRTQSVTREEMLPNKDSGYMAEASHCSERMASRAGLNRAELPHHHHHRLHYSKTSVPPTSPYHRRRRHKLFKEQVLGGVSGDWVVRIKTISVLCKIMDIKVFFFQALAEDTPRRRMNGHLDLHRKSRLCTRDEAPPHNGKTYQLYTLYRDKDGNVKQAPANGCHCKPLIKRLEGELNATKEEMRTQMLTVQEQVYTRLGRMDRKSIHQIKVLDMLTQERVAAERMECLYRMDQRAAQGREEAQRRQQAAATQELKRWCMTQIQDMDFHLPADPQYYKLLPSPSVEQSVGDDGDSECLPLLSVFSGDSSSSLATYVNRLPCPSPSPSTTHNAPHSPAMEQGQGQGSGRKYFELKLDRSPDNYQNTTLLPLPAQHHHPGILLSSTAPRCQHPELLDNPIPGLIWEGCSRSVSSSQSPTSNWKQGRGQDSHGWHHRKHLRDRIRTRGLMRPPSVGTRTLEFFMDRPPEPTFSQERNNLHAMEVTQRFFETVSTQLECWYERKIQDAKRQAELKAQQDRTELLQRIRSLEEELEQLRMTNGSTDS from the exons ATGAGTGACAGGGAGGCAACCCAGGCCCATGTCCTTCTGTCATCACAGGGCCACCAGACAGCACTCCACCGAGCAGCCATGGTGGGGAACAGTGATATCATAGACGGACTCATCAAGGGAGGCTGCGCTCTAGACCTGCAGGACAAG GACGGCAACACAGCGCTCCATGAGGTCTCATGGCATGGCTTCTGTCAGTCAGTCAAACTGTTGGTCAAGGCTGGGGCTGACGTTCACGCCAGGAACAAG GCAGGAAACACAGCTCTCCACCTGGCCTGTCAGAACGCCAATGCTCAGAGCGCCCACGTGCTGCTGCTGGGAGGCTCCAGACCAGACATCAAGAACAATGTGGGGGACACCTGTTTGCATGTGGCAGCACGTTACAATCACCTGGCCATGATCAAGATTCTGGTGGGCGCCTTATGCTCTGTTACGGAGAAAAACCAG CTAGGGGACACTGCTCTCCATGTGGCGGCTGCCCTAAACCACAAGAAAACTGTTCAGCTCCTCCTGGAGGCAGGGACTGACGGCAACGCACGGAACAAA GCAGGGAAGACTGCCCTGGACAAGGCCAGAGACTACAACCACAAAGACGTGTCTCTCCTGCTGGCCAGAGCTCCTCAG GTCCACTGTTTCACTAGAGGAAGGACGGTGAGGAAGAAAAGGGACCGGCTGAAGGCAGAACGCAGAACCCAGTCTGTCACCAGAGAAGAAATGCTGCCCAACAAG GACAGTGGGTACATGGCTGAGGCGTCTCACTGTAGTGAGCGTATGGCCAGCAGGGCCGGCCTCAACAGAGCAGAGCTgcctcaccatcatcaccaccgccTTCACTACAGTAAAACATCAGTCCCCCCAACCAGCCCTTACCACAGAAGGAGAAGACATAAGCTTTTCAAAGAACAGGTGCTTGGGGGTGTCTCAGGGGATTGGGTTGTGAGGATAAAGACAATTTCTGTTCTCTGCAAGATAATGGACATTAAAGTCTTCTTCTTCCAGGCCTTGGCAGAGGATACTCCTAGAAGAAGAATGAATGGCCATCTCGACCTCCACAGGAAGAGCAGACTGTGTACACGTGATGAAGCCCCTCCTCACAACGGCAAAACCTATCAGCTATACACCCTGTACCGCGACAAGGACGGCAATGTCAAACAG GCCCCAGCCAATGGCTGCCACTGTAAGCCCCTGATCAAGAGGCTAGAGGGAGAGCTGAACGCCACTAAAGAGGAGATGAGGACACAGATGCTGACGGTTCAGGAGCAAGTCTATACTAGGCTTGGGAGGATGGACCGCAAGAGCATACACCAG ATCAAAGTGCTGGACATGCTGACCCAGGAGAGGGTGGCAGCAGAGAGGATGGAGTGCCTCTACAGGATGGACCAGAGAGCTGCCCAGGGCAGAGAGGAGGCACAGAGGAGACAG CAGGCAGCAGCGACCCAGGAGCTGAAGAGGTGGTGCATGACTCAGATCCAGGATATGGACTTCCACCTCCCAGCCGACCCCCAGTACTACAAGCTGCTCCCCTCTCCGTCGGTGGAGCAGTCTGTGGGGGACGATGGAGACTCAGAGTGCCTCCCCctgctctctgtcttctctgggGACAGCAGCAGCTCTCTGGCTACCTACGTCAACCGGCTGCCATGCCCCTCACCCTCGCCCTCAACCACCCACAATGCACCACACAGTCCGGCGATGGAGCAGGGCCAGGGTCAGGGGTCGGGCAGGAAGTACTTTGAGCTGAAGCTGGACAGATCACCAG ATAACTACCAGAACACTACTCTTCTCCCTCTGCCAGCTCAACACCATCACCCAGGAATCCTCCTGAGCTCTACCGCCCCCCGGTGTCAGCATCCAGAACTGCTCGACAATCCCATTCCGGGGCTGATCTGGGAGGGCTGCTCCCGCAGTGTCAGCAGCAGCCAGTCTCCCACCAGCAACTGGAAGCAGGGCCGGGGCCAGGACAGTCATGGCTGGCACCACAGGAAGCACCTCCGGGACCGGATCAGGACGCGTGGCCTGATGAGACCACCCAGTGTCGGGACCAGGACCCTGGAGTTCTTCATGGACAGACCCCCTGAGCCCACATTCAGTCAGGAGAGAAACAACCTACACGCCATGGAG GTGACCCAGAGGTTCTTTGAGACAGTGTCCACTCAGCTGGAGTGCTGGTATGAGAGGAAGATCCAGGATGCCAAGCGGCAGGCAGAGCTCAAGGCACAGCAGGACAGGACCGAACTCCTGCAGCGAATTAGAAGCCTGGAGGAGGAGCTTGAACAGCTCAGGATGACCAATGGGAGCACAGACAGTTGA
- the ankrd6a gene encoding ankyrin repeat domain-containing protein 6 isoform X2, which produces MSDREATQAHVLLSSQGHQTALHRAAMVGNSDIIDGLIKGGCALDLQDKDGNTALHEVSWHGFCQSVKLLVKAGADVHARNKAGNTALHLACQNANAQSAHVLLLGGSRPDIKNNVGDTCLHVAARYNHLAMIKILVGALCSVTEKNQLGDTALHVAAALNHKKTVQLLLEAGTDGNARNKAGKTALDKARDYNHKDVSLLLARAPQVHCFTRGRTVRKKRDRLKAERRTQSVTREEMLPNKDSGYMAEASHCSERMASRAGLNRAELPHHHHHRLHYSKTSVPPTSPYHRRRRHKLFKEQVLGGVSGDWVVRIKTISVLCKIMDIKVFFFQALAEDTPRRRMNGHLDLHRKSRLCTRDEAPPHNGKTYQLYTLYRDKDGNVKQAPANGCHCKPLIKRLEGELNATKEEMRTQMLTVQEQVYTRLGRMDRKSIHQIKVLDMLTQERVAAERMECLYRMDQRAAQGREEAQRRQAAATQELKRWCMTQIQDMDFHLPADPQYYKLLPSPSVEQSVGDDGDSECLPLLSVFSGDSSSSLATYVNRLPCPSPSPSTTHNAPHSPAMEQGQGQGSGRKYFELKLDRSPDNYQNTTLLPLPAQHHHPGILLSSTAPRCQHPELLDNPIPGLIWEGCSRSVSSSQSPTSNWKQGRGQDSHGWHHRKHLRDRIRTRGLMRPPSVGTRTLEFFMDRPPEPTFSQERNNLHAMEVTQRFFETVSTQLECWYERKIQDAKRQAELKAQQDRTELLQRIRSLEEELEQLRMTNGSTDS; this is translated from the exons ATGAGTGACAGGGAGGCAACCCAGGCCCATGTCCTTCTGTCATCACAGGGCCACCAGACAGCACTCCACCGAGCAGCCATGGTGGGGAACAGTGATATCATAGACGGACTCATCAAGGGAGGCTGCGCTCTAGACCTGCAGGACAAG GACGGCAACACAGCGCTCCATGAGGTCTCATGGCATGGCTTCTGTCAGTCAGTCAAACTGTTGGTCAAGGCTGGGGCTGACGTTCACGCCAGGAACAAG GCAGGAAACACAGCTCTCCACCTGGCCTGTCAGAACGCCAATGCTCAGAGCGCCCACGTGCTGCTGCTGGGAGGCTCCAGACCAGACATCAAGAACAATGTGGGGGACACCTGTTTGCATGTGGCAGCACGTTACAATCACCTGGCCATGATCAAGATTCTGGTGGGCGCCTTATGCTCTGTTACGGAGAAAAACCAG CTAGGGGACACTGCTCTCCATGTGGCGGCTGCCCTAAACCACAAGAAAACTGTTCAGCTCCTCCTGGAGGCAGGGACTGACGGCAACGCACGGAACAAA GCAGGGAAGACTGCCCTGGACAAGGCCAGAGACTACAACCACAAAGACGTGTCTCTCCTGCTGGCCAGAGCTCCTCAG GTCCACTGTTTCACTAGAGGAAGGACGGTGAGGAAGAAAAGGGACCGGCTGAAGGCAGAACGCAGAACCCAGTCTGTCACCAGAGAAGAAATGCTGCCCAACAAG GACAGTGGGTACATGGCTGAGGCGTCTCACTGTAGTGAGCGTATGGCCAGCAGGGCCGGCCTCAACAGAGCAGAGCTgcctcaccatcatcaccaccgccTTCACTACAGTAAAACATCAGTCCCCCCAACCAGCCCTTACCACAGAAGGAGAAGACATAAGCTTTTCAAAGAACAGGTGCTTGGGGGTGTCTCAGGGGATTGGGTTGTGAGGATAAAGACAATTTCTGTTCTCTGCAAGATAATGGACATTAAAGTCTTCTTCTTCCAGGCCTTGGCAGAGGATACTCCTAGAAGAAGAATGAATGGCCATCTCGACCTCCACAGGAAGAGCAGACTGTGTACACGTGATGAAGCCCCTCCTCACAACGGCAAAACCTATCAGCTATACACCCTGTACCGCGACAAGGACGGCAATGTCAAACAG GCCCCAGCCAATGGCTGCCACTGTAAGCCCCTGATCAAGAGGCTAGAGGGAGAGCTGAACGCCACTAAAGAGGAGATGAGGACACAGATGCTGACGGTTCAGGAGCAAGTCTATACTAGGCTTGGGAGGATGGACCGCAAGAGCATACACCAG ATCAAAGTGCTGGACATGCTGACCCAGGAGAGGGTGGCAGCAGAGAGGATGGAGTGCCTCTACAGGATGGACCAGAGAGCTGCCCAGGGCAGAGAGGAGGCACAGAGGAGACAG GCAGCAGCGACCCAGGAGCTGAAGAGGTGGTGCATGACTCAGATCCAGGATATGGACTTCCACCTCCCAGCCGACCCCCAGTACTACAAGCTGCTCCCCTCTCCGTCGGTGGAGCAGTCTGTGGGGGACGATGGAGACTCAGAGTGCCTCCCCctgctctctgtcttctctgggGACAGCAGCAGCTCTCTGGCTACCTACGTCAACCGGCTGCCATGCCCCTCACCCTCGCCCTCAACCACCCACAATGCACCACACAGTCCGGCGATGGAGCAGGGCCAGGGTCAGGGGTCGGGCAGGAAGTACTTTGAGCTGAAGCTGGACAGATCACCAG ATAACTACCAGAACACTACTCTTCTCCCTCTGCCAGCTCAACACCATCACCCAGGAATCCTCCTGAGCTCTACCGCCCCCCGGTGTCAGCATCCAGAACTGCTCGACAATCCCATTCCGGGGCTGATCTGGGAGGGCTGCTCCCGCAGTGTCAGCAGCAGCCAGTCTCCCACCAGCAACTGGAAGCAGGGCCGGGGCCAGGACAGTCATGGCTGGCACCACAGGAAGCACCTCCGGGACCGGATCAGGACGCGTGGCCTGATGAGACCACCCAGTGTCGGGACCAGGACCCTGGAGTTCTTCATGGACAGACCCCCTGAGCCCACATTCAGTCAGGAGAGAAACAACCTACACGCCATGGAG GTGACCCAGAGGTTCTTTGAGACAGTGTCCACTCAGCTGGAGTGCTGGTATGAGAGGAAGATCCAGGATGCCAAGCGGCAGGCAGAGCTCAAGGCACAGCAGGACAGGACCGAACTCCTGCAGCGAATTAGAAGCCTGGAGGAGGAGCTTGAACAGCTCAGGATGACCAATGGGAGCACAGACAGTTGA
- the ankrd6a gene encoding ankyrin repeat domain-containing protein 6 isoform X3: MSDREATQAHVLLSSQGHQTALHRAAMVGNSDIIDGLIKGGCALDLQDKDGNTALHEVSWHGFCQSVKLLVKAGADVHARNKAGNTALHLACQNANAQSAHVLLLGGSRPDIKNNVGDTCLHVAARYNHLAMIKILVGALCSVTEKNQLGDTALHVAAALNHKKTVQLLLEAGTDGNARNKAGKTALDKARDYNHKDVSLLLARAPQVHCFTRGRTVRKKRDRLKAERRTQSVTREEMLPNKDSGYMAEASHCSERMASRAGLNRAELPHHHHHRLHYSKTSVPPTSPYHRRRRHKLFKEQALAEDTPRRRMNGHLDLHRKSRLCTRDEAPPHNGKTYQLYTLYRDKDGNVKQAPANGCHCKPLIKRLEGELNATKEEMRTQMLTVQEQVYTRLGRMDRKSIHQIKVLDMLTQERVAAERMECLYRMDQRAAQGREEAQRRQQAAATQELKRWCMTQIQDMDFHLPADPQYYKLLPSPSVEQSVGDDGDSECLPLLSVFSGDSSSSLATYVNRLPCPSPSPSTTHNAPHSPAMEQGQGQGSGRKYFELKLDRSPDNYQNTTLLPLPAQHHHPGILLSSTAPRCQHPELLDNPIPGLIWEGCSRSVSSSQSPTSNWKQGRGQDSHGWHHRKHLRDRIRTRGLMRPPSVGTRTLEFFMDRPPEPTFSQERNNLHAMEVTQRFFETVSTQLECWYERKIQDAKRQAELKAQQDRTELLQRIRSLEEELEQLRMTNGSTDS, translated from the exons ATGAGTGACAGGGAGGCAACCCAGGCCCATGTCCTTCTGTCATCACAGGGCCACCAGACAGCACTCCACCGAGCAGCCATGGTGGGGAACAGTGATATCATAGACGGACTCATCAAGGGAGGCTGCGCTCTAGACCTGCAGGACAAG GACGGCAACACAGCGCTCCATGAGGTCTCATGGCATGGCTTCTGTCAGTCAGTCAAACTGTTGGTCAAGGCTGGGGCTGACGTTCACGCCAGGAACAAG GCAGGAAACACAGCTCTCCACCTGGCCTGTCAGAACGCCAATGCTCAGAGCGCCCACGTGCTGCTGCTGGGAGGCTCCAGACCAGACATCAAGAACAATGTGGGGGACACCTGTTTGCATGTGGCAGCACGTTACAATCACCTGGCCATGATCAAGATTCTGGTGGGCGCCTTATGCTCTGTTACGGAGAAAAACCAG CTAGGGGACACTGCTCTCCATGTGGCGGCTGCCCTAAACCACAAGAAAACTGTTCAGCTCCTCCTGGAGGCAGGGACTGACGGCAACGCACGGAACAAA GCAGGGAAGACTGCCCTGGACAAGGCCAGAGACTACAACCACAAAGACGTGTCTCTCCTGCTGGCCAGAGCTCCTCAG GTCCACTGTTTCACTAGAGGAAGGACGGTGAGGAAGAAAAGGGACCGGCTGAAGGCAGAACGCAGAACCCAGTCTGTCACCAGAGAAGAAATGCTGCCCAACAAG GACAGTGGGTACATGGCTGAGGCGTCTCACTGTAGTGAGCGTATGGCCAGCAGGGCCGGCCTCAACAGAGCAGAGCTgcctcaccatcatcaccaccgccTTCACTACAGTAAAACATCAGTCCCCCCAACCAGCCCTTACCACAGAAGGAGAAGACATAAGCTTTTCAAAGAACAG GCCTTGGCAGAGGATACTCCTAGAAGAAGAATGAATGGCCATCTCGACCTCCACAGGAAGAGCAGACTGTGTACACGTGATGAAGCCCCTCCTCACAACGGCAAAACCTATCAGCTATACACCCTGTACCGCGACAAGGACGGCAATGTCAAACAG GCCCCAGCCAATGGCTGCCACTGTAAGCCCCTGATCAAGAGGCTAGAGGGAGAGCTGAACGCCACTAAAGAGGAGATGAGGACACAGATGCTGACGGTTCAGGAGCAAGTCTATACTAGGCTTGGGAGGATGGACCGCAAGAGCATACACCAG ATCAAAGTGCTGGACATGCTGACCCAGGAGAGGGTGGCAGCAGAGAGGATGGAGTGCCTCTACAGGATGGACCAGAGAGCTGCCCAGGGCAGAGAGGAGGCACAGAGGAGACAG CAGGCAGCAGCGACCCAGGAGCTGAAGAGGTGGTGCATGACTCAGATCCAGGATATGGACTTCCACCTCCCAGCCGACCCCCAGTACTACAAGCTGCTCCCCTCTCCGTCGGTGGAGCAGTCTGTGGGGGACGATGGAGACTCAGAGTGCCTCCCCctgctctctgtcttctctgggGACAGCAGCAGCTCTCTGGCTACCTACGTCAACCGGCTGCCATGCCCCTCACCCTCGCCCTCAACCACCCACAATGCACCACACAGTCCGGCGATGGAGCAGGGCCAGGGTCAGGGGTCGGGCAGGAAGTACTTTGAGCTGAAGCTGGACAGATCACCAG ATAACTACCAGAACACTACTCTTCTCCCTCTGCCAGCTCAACACCATCACCCAGGAATCCTCCTGAGCTCTACCGCCCCCCGGTGTCAGCATCCAGAACTGCTCGACAATCCCATTCCGGGGCTGATCTGGGAGGGCTGCTCCCGCAGTGTCAGCAGCAGCCAGTCTCCCACCAGCAACTGGAAGCAGGGCCGGGGCCAGGACAGTCATGGCTGGCACCACAGGAAGCACCTCCGGGACCGGATCAGGACGCGTGGCCTGATGAGACCACCCAGTGTCGGGACCAGGACCCTGGAGTTCTTCATGGACAGACCCCCTGAGCCCACATTCAGTCAGGAGAGAAACAACCTACACGCCATGGAG GTGACCCAGAGGTTCTTTGAGACAGTGTCCACTCAGCTGGAGTGCTGGTATGAGAGGAAGATCCAGGATGCCAAGCGGCAGGCAGAGCTCAAGGCACAGCAGGACAGGACCGAACTCCTGCAGCGAATTAGAAGCCTGGAGGAGGAGCTTGAACAGCTCAGGATGACCAATGGGAGCACAGACAGTTGA